CCCCTGAAACCATGAACAAATCTTACCACATTGATCTTATTTCCCTGAGGATAGAATGTTACCCATCTTTGTTTGCATTTACTCATCTAAATTTGATTGATTGGTTAGAAATGACAGTCATTGGAGGCTGAAAGAAACACTGTTACTggtcatgaatgaatgaaacttGGAACAAACTAAAAGTAAGGGCAGGAAAAGTCTATAATTGttcataaaaataagttaatgttTTCACTGAACATTGTGGAAGAGTTTAGATTTCTAATCTTTGAAAGAACAGCTACAAAATAACTCTGTACTACATTTgcactcattaaaaaatatttattgagtcctaCCTTCCACGTGGCACGGAGGGTACCCATTCCATCTTGCCTCCTTCCGAGACCAGCCTTGCAGGTATTTCATGCACGGGGTTTGTAAGGAAGGAGATAACTGTCGCTACTCGCATGACCTCTCTGACAGTCCATACGGTGTGCTGTGCAAGTATTTTCAGCGAGGGTACTGTATTTACGGAGACCGCTGCAGATACGAGCATAGCAAACCATTGAAACAGGAAGAAGCAACTGCTATAGATCTAACTGCAAAACCATCCCTTGCTGCTTCCTCAAGTCTCTCACCAGTAGTTGGACCCATTGTTGAAATGAATACGGGCGAGGCTGAGTCAAGAAATTCAAACTTTGCAACTGTAGGCGCAGGTTCGGAAGACTGGGTGAATGCCATTGAGTTTGTTCCTGGGCAGCCCTACTGTGGCCGTACTGCCCCTTCTTGCACTGAAGCACCCCTGCAGGGCTCAGTGACCAAGGAAGAGCCAGAGAAGGAGCCAACGGCCGTGGACACGAAGAAGCAGCTCTGTCCCTATGCAGCGGTGGGGGAGTGCCGCTACGGGGAGAACTGCGTGTACCTCCACGGAGACTCCTGTGACATGTGCGGGCTGCAGGTCCTACACCCGGTGGACGCTGCCCAGAGATCACAGCACATACACTCCTGCATTGAGGCCCATGAGAAGGACATGGAGCTCTCGTTTGCCGTCCAGCGCAGTAAGGACAAAGTGTGTGGGATCTGCATGGAGGTGGTCTACGAGAAAGCCAACCCCAGTGAGCGCCGCTTCGGGATCCTCTCCAACTGCAACCACACCTACTGTCTCAAGTGTATTCGAAAGTGGAGGAGTGCTAAGCAATTTGAGAGCAAGATCATCAAGTCCTGCCCAGAATGCCGAATCACATCTAACTTTGTCATTCCAAGTGAGTACTgggtggaggagaaagaagagaagcagaAACTCATTCAGAAATACAAGGAGGCAATGAGCAACAAGGCGTGCAGGTATTTTGATGAAGGACGTGGGAGCTGCAACTGTTTTTACAAGCATGCGTACCCCGATGGCCGTAGAGAGgagccacagagacagaaagtgggaACATCAAGCAGATACCGGGCCCAACGAAGGAACCACTTCTGGGAGCTCATTGAGGAAAGAGAGAACAGCAACCCCTTTGACGATGAAGAAGAGGTTGTCACCTTTGAGCTGGGCGAGatgttgcttatgcttttggcTGCAGGTGGGGACGACGAGCTGACAGACTCTGAAGACGAGTGGGACTTGTTTCACGATGAGCTGGAAGACTTTTATGACTTGGACCTATAGCAGCTTTGTGTGGCGTGTGAACTGGTCTGCTGAGCCCAGACAGTGCTGTCCCCTGTGGTGGTGTGGCAGTGCCCGTGTCTCCTAGGCAGGCCTAGCAACTCCAGGTGCTGTCGTAATACTTCGTACCCAGGGCCTGTCTTCTCACTCCCTCACCTTCCCCCACGGAGTATGTTGTTTCCTCTGgttaaaaagttacaaaaataaaccTTAAAGTTAGTTTTTTGTAACACGAACTTAACTGTCAGACAGTTAGTGTAGGTTTGTTGCGTCATCTGTTTTCAACCAGATTCACACAGTTGGAGGGTGTTCATGGACGTGCCGCACTCATTCTAAGGACCCAGGTTCCAAAGTCACAGCCTTGGCCCTGCTCTGGGGTCCAAGAAGAGGTGATGGGTGAAGGATCTGAACTGTGGCAAGTAGCCTGTGCTACAGACCTAGAGGCGGATACTTGAGGTTTCTGCTGAAATCTGCACATCTGTGTTTTTATATGTTCCCTACCCCACAATCCCTACCCCCGTGCACTTGTTCTGTGGTTTTGGTCTCTTGATAATTGCACACAAGTAATAACTACTGGATAACCATAACCAGGTGCGAATGTGTGGAGATTTTTACTGTTCAGTATGACAGGAAGATTCTGAAAGAATGATTTACTGGCATAAAAGAAATGCAGAATTGAGGTCGACTCCCAAGAGCTGGTAGACTTGGCATGTGTCAGTGCGAGTGTGTGGTAAGCCTCGCATCCCTGCATAGGTGCAGTGTTCTTAGCCTTAGTGGAAAACCTTGGCTTAGTGGTTCAGCCTAATGTGGCAACTAGATCTTACAGGACAAAGCAGTATGTTGGTAGCTGTTACTAGAGCAGTGCTAGCTTTGTCTGTCTGTATGAATAAATGGGCTTAGCCATAGAGGGTAAAACTATCTGGTTATCCCATATCTTATCACAAAACGGGGTTGTGGATACACAGTTGTATTTAATGCTtaatgatctcttaccctctccagTTCAGGCACCTTTTGGCAAACCTTTGTCCTCGCTTGAGGGGTTTTGTTGtgaggtttttgtgtttttgtgggtATGTGCCTCATTCCATCCCTGTACTTTGCAGGTAGACAGATGTGATTCAAAACTGTGTTCTAAGGTGTTTCTTGTAGTGGAGTCATTGGTTTGCAGTAATAAGTTATGCTTTCCCACTCaagggggggtggggttgggttgGTAATTCACAAGACAAGCTAAATTGTTAGAATTCCTTGATTGGAAAATTTAGCTTGAGTTTTGTTGCTGTTTCCTTAAAATAACTTGGAGATGCTCCTGAGTTGGCCCATCGACTGCTTTTGATTCCTTGGATCCCACCCATTCTTtcactttaagaaaaaacaagTCATTGTTACAGAGGTCTCTGTATTTTACAGCTGCCCTTTTGTAAGAAGCACTTTcccaaataaaacaataaaaaagcaaaatatatatatatatttattgagcatctgttatATTCCAGGCAATTTTTAGTGTGTTTGGTGTGAATGAAAAAAGAGAGCAAAGATTCCTGCCCTCATAGAGTTTACATTTCATCAAGGGAAGGTAGATTATACATATAagaaagagcaaattaaataatatgtttgAAGTTGATAGGTACTTTGGACAatttaaaaaagtgtgtgtgtgtggcgggggtagGCATAGGAATATTCTATGTAGGATCCTTGGTAACGTGCAGTATTAAAAATGCATTCAGGAAAAAGACCACATTGGTATAATAAAATGTGGATGAAGGGATGAAGTAGGTGGAGATAACCAAGCAGTTATCTGTTGAAGagagttccaggcagagggaatattTTACAAAGGGTCCAAGAACAGGAGTGGGTCTTGAGTAtttgaggaacagcaaggaggccccAATGGCTGAAACAGATTGATCAAGCTAAGCTATAGATTAGTGGATGAAATTGCAGAGAGAAGGGGCTCCAGAAATGTAGGCCCTTATAAGGCAATATAAAGATGTGGCATCCATTGTCCATTTTACCATACAAGTGACATGACATAACAACTTTTAGTGATCACTCTAGTGACTTTGTTGGGAATAGGTTGTATAAGGGTAAGGGTGGGCTTTGGAAGAGCTGCTGGGGAACTGTTATGGGAAGCAGGCAAAGAATGACAACTCAAAGCAAAGGAGTAGCAGAGAGGTGATAGGTTGTAGGATTCCGGATCAATTCTGACAGATAGGTTGCAGCACACTAAAGGAGGTCAAGAATAGAAATATGAATGTCAGTTAAGGGATGTTTGCACTCATACAGAAGTGAGCTGCTCATTATCTAAAATATGGTAATGCACATGAGATGAAGAAAACAGGACACAGTTACTAGGAAATTGAATTGAGAGGACAAACAGAAAAGTTTGGATAGATGGGCAAGAATGGAGAATCAAAGATTAATTTGATGTTTACACAAAAGGATACTAAGTTAGTAaccacttatttcatttattgactaaaaacacttattgagcatctactataggCAAAGCAGTATGCGATGTATTGTGGATAGAGGTGTAAATGACCGCCTATGTTCTGGAACTTACTGTTCAGTTTGaggagtgaaaagaaaaagagaggctaGAGAAAATTTTGATGAGGCAATATCTGAGCTGACTGGAGAAATCCTTCTGACTCTGAGTCAGACTGAAGGGGATCGGGTCGTGGTGGGGTGTTCTGGGCAGGGTGGTTTTATGTTCATCCCAGTCAGGGGCCAGGGCATTGAAATATTTgcattcaaagtaaaaaaaatatttattttatctttaagacAAAAATGAATCATTGACTGTTCCTATGGAACAAGATTACAAATATAGGTCACTTCACTTCACCAGGTCTTAGTTTGCTCAGGGGGCGAGGGGAAATAAATGACTAGGCCTGGGGGATCTCGAAGgttgtttttcagattttaaacTCTCTGATTCTCAAATGATGAAAGTGAAGCATTACAACAAGGGGATTGCTAGTAGGGATAACTCAGAATCTGAAACCGACTTGATCTAAGTCTGTGTGTCGCTGACTATATTGATGGCTTTGGtgaccctcttcccctccccctttttgtaAGAGGTGGATGCAATAAAGCACAGTAAGTGCAGATAAATTGGTAACAAACTTTACTATAACTGGttcatctttttccttttctcaagttGAAAAAGTGCTATGTACGTGTTTCTTAAAGTTTAGCTGTCAAACATtgtattatgaaaattttaaaaatgtataaattttttaCTACTTTCTGAATAAAACAACTCTGTGGAAGTTTGGATTCTGTGAAAAATGATTATTTGATGAAGGTTTTCAGCAATATACTTTTTTCTTGAGGTTAGGTTATAGAGGGCATTAGGATGTAGGATGACAGACATTCAGACTTATCCCCAGTTGTGGTTACAGATTTTGCTTAAGCATAAATGAGTATGTTGTACCCCAAATGCCCCAGGTTTCTGTAATATTGTAACAGTTTGCCTAATTGAACACATTTTTTGAAGCCATGAAAGCAGTAAGACAATTGCATTTGGTGCTAAGTTGTGAccttaagagagagaaagaatgacagagagagaagaagggaggagaggagaaagggaaaaggaagaggaaaaataaaaggaaaaagtaacCTAAGTCTCAGTCAGGCTCATATTCCTAAATATAGacttaaattattaaatgtataaTGATAAATTGTCAAATTAAAGCAGTATTTAATGCAATTGTACTTTCTTAGAAAAGACTGTGggtttttattttacatgttgGATTTTGCTCCAATGTTGAACTGCCTATTTCACACAGAAAATGCTAAGAAAAGTGGAGTTTTTGTTATAGTTTTGGAGAAGTACTAGGTGAGAAGAGGTAAGGGATTTGCAGAATAAGTCAAATTAATTCAGTGTATGAAATATTTAGAGATTTATGCAGAAGATTCTGCCGCTAAAGGCTTATTAAGGAGATCACAGAgagtttgtatatttcatttcataaatCTTAGCTCCAAAATCACATTCAGTGGGTCCCTGGTGGCTTTCTCTTATGGAATATGAATATCATGCCTCAAGATGCCATTATAATATGTGATGCTTTCCATTAGACAATACTTATTTGAAATTCCTTTTAGGAAACTTAGGATGTTCAAAGAacacaaagaatattaaaatcttccctttattattatttattgactcTCTTCCAATACCTTTTCTCAAAGTTCTGTTAATATCTTCATTCTAAGTAACTTAGCTCCCTGCTTCATTTTTAACTTCTGTTGGCAAGAGTCAAATTTCTAGTCCCAGTACTACACGATTGCATCTTAATTGTTATTGTTAATATTCAATTTGCAAGAATGATTTATGAGTTTGTTGAGATAATAGTTACTTATAAACTAATTTaatggtttttaattttactttattaactttagaatttttgttttttagaattcATGCCAAAATTTCATTTAGACTatatttctattgtatttttattttacctttcctATGATCCAAGTGGTAGAAATCTTAAAATGAATTTAACTTTTCCCTAGGTTCTTTGTGATGTATTTTGAGTTTGAATAATTAATTTATGAAATAATAGTTTCTTTATTTGACTTTAAACAGCCTCCTATACATTTGTAAAGACATTGagatatcctgtataataaaagtataatatgcaaatcgaccaaatggtggaacaaccggtcagtggggggcagggacggTGAGCAGGTGTCGCCAGGCCAGCCTAGGCGCAtgtcagtgggcagagggaggggactgcaatggggtggggggatggcatCAACCAGCGGCGGTGGGGCGATGGGTGCTGGCGCCATCCCCTGATTGCccacctggtcgcctcccacagagggaggccacaggcagcagcagcagcagggcaaTTCAGGGCAGGACCGCCCAGCACCATCCCCAGATAGGCCTGCTGGGATTgattcctgcagagggaggccaccagtggctgTGGcgcaattgggggcagggccggccactCGCTGTCTGCGCCATCCCAATCGGCCctccagtcacctcctgcagagggaggtcagactgcagcttaggcctgctccccactcctctaaaccatcagtaggacatcccctgagggctcccagactgtgagagggggcaggctgggctgagggatccccctccagtgcacgaatttcatgcaccgggcctctagtatgaatatatgCTTACCTAAGTTCCCTAAACTGGATGCCTAGgttcatgcatttttaaaaaatatgtaattgtattgatttcatagaggaagggagagggagagagagctagaaacatcaatgatgagagagaatcattggttggctgcctcctgcacacccttgctggagattgagcctgtaaccccagcatgtgccctgacctggaattgaactgtgacctcctgattcataggtcaacattgaatactgagtcacaccagtcagGTGGTTCATGCATTTTGAAGAAGAGAAACTtatggaaattataaaaaaagaatagagaaagtCAAAAGAACTGtttttaagacagaaaaaaaaaatcattgtataTATAAAGAACGTGGTTATCACCTTGCTTGGCATTCTGCCAGCTCAGAAGCCTAAGTACAGTGTTCAAGTATTTGGGGAAGTATTGCTGTTATAGAAtttctgattcattttttttaatctgtcctAGGTGATTTTGCATTTGTTTCTGAATATCCTTGGTCATTCTACATTTAGGCTTCATCAGCTATTTTAAGCTACTTGTCAAGTGTCTTGAAACCACGATTTCACTATTTGTGTAATGAGTGTAATGATAATATCTATTTTATAGGAATATTTTGAAGATTAAGTGATTGATTAGAACAGTGTCTGAATCATAAGAAAAGCTTAATTAACATTTGTTTTGTTGCTGTCAAAATTATTAGAACAACAAGAATCTAATCAGGAAAAACCTGCATTTCCATAAGTCAAACTTGTTTGACTATTTTTACAAGACCTTGGCTAAATGTTTGAGAAGTCAAATCACCTGGCCTCACATTTACTTTCTATCATTTAGAAGATAATATGGGAGAAAGGCTTTATCTTTCTAACATATTAGTTTGGTAAATAGAatacctttcttttcttattttatttaaattaacaatgtttttcaaatttttaatctAGTTATGGAAAGAGTTATATTACTATGGCctcttatgtttaaaatatatcattgatgttgtttttcatgaaaatatCCAAATAACCTGAAAATGTCAGATATTAAAGAAGAGATCTAAAGACATTTTTACTTCACAGGGGGTTatgggtaaaaataaattttaataagataaaaatgtCATTCATTTGTCATAATGCCCCATTAAATGATTCGATTTCTTTTTATCTAGTCAAAGTGTAgagcaattaattttttttaaagttgcaatTATTTCCAGAAGAAATGACATTTAGAATTTCATTTAGATCGAAGACAGATAGTACTGGTGATTAAAAGAACATGGTAATTATTCACACTTTATGTTAGAATACAGATGCAAAGGAAGAAGAACACCAAGTGAAAAATCAGTGGAAGGCTGAAACAATTAACCACCACTGACCCCAGGGCTTTGAAGCACATAAAACACAGACtatctttcccccttttttaaatgGCGACATGGCGGAAAACTGTGAGAGAGTGGTATTCATAATCTGTTTAGTTTTTTTTGATGAATATTTCCTTCAAGTAATTGCTTTGATCACTAAATTCAATGATATCACTGTTGCATCTAGATATTAGACTTCAGTGGCATGTGAAATAGAAAATTATGTTATTGTCCTGCTCTGGAGTAATCTGAGTTGTAAAGGAAATATGGTATAAATAGTATCTATAAAGAGctgttattttcttctgtttctcttcttttcctttccttctttgaATAAATTCATTATTCATGTTGATGAAATGCAAACTTCTCATCTTTCTGAGTCTCTGAGTTCATTTCTTTTAGGGATTAAATCCATTCAATGTCTCACTCCTAATGGGATATGTCAGCAACTCTGTCTTCCTTGACTATTGCTTAATATCAGACATCTAGGtttgtgttcattttccttttctcagtttTCCTACCTCAATATGGCTTGTAGAGAAACTCTCTTTGAACACATCCTTCAGCTTCCTTGTGATGATGCCATCTCAAACATAGCTTCCTGTTTGGGTCAGTGTTCCTGCTTACTTACTGAGCAGAATATGGGCTTAATTACTTACATTTCTTTGGATAATAACTCAACTTCTATAAGCCTTACTTTTCTCAAATCTAAAATGATGGAAATTATACCTACCTCAGAGTGTTGTCGCAAAGATTAAGAGAGATGACAGAAAACTATCCTGTCATGTGTTTCCTAATATTTCCCAGAAAACACATCTTCGTTTCCATCCTTTTTCTCTTGGCAGTTCACTGTGCAAAAGCTTAGCTCACCATGTCTTTTAAATTGTATCCCCTGTCGgcatgagaataaaaaatttaattagccAGACCACTCTTAAATGTTCTTTGGGATTATGTAATTTCCATCCAGGTCATATGGATGTGATGCTGGAGAGTGATGGATGGTAGACAATTAGAATCTCCATTGGGGTAGCCCAAGGGCTGGTCTTCCAGGGTCCTTTGTGCTAAGCTGTTGGATagcaaaatataatttctttagtgAATAAATGCAATTGAGGCATATCATCATCAACTAATGAGGTAGACAAGTTTAGAGCAATCattatgttatatataacatatatttatgttatatttataactttttcaGATATAAAGTTATCTGAACTTTTATAGATTCAGTAAATAAAGCATAAGAAAAAGATGCCTTGACTTCTGTTATACAATTGGCTtctagtttttgttgttttctttttccccctctctgattaacacatttttttcttcatggagTTACTTGTTTCTTTCATATTTGCGTTATGAACATGTCATCAGTACATTCAATTATAAGCTATCACTTCCTCTTATGATACCATATTTGCACACTAggtctttgatgtttctatcagcTATACCCAGGATTCACCATAACTCATACTCTTGAATTTTTAATACTACAAACCTAAATGATAAATACCTAAGtgctgcctggccggcgtggctcagtggttgaataacctatgaaccaggagatcacggttcaattcccggtcagggcacatgcccgggttacaggcttcatccccaggttacgggcttcatccccagtgtggtgtgtgcaggagacagctgaccaatgattctctcatcattgctgtttctatctttctctccctctcccttcctctctgaaataaataaataatataatatttttaaaaaatcaccaagtGCTTTAATGaatatacaaaaatgaaagaaaagttgctaaataagaaaaaagcatTAAAACTATTGTCTCAATTTTTGTTTTgatcccattaaaaaatggggggggggagaaacatgttgccttttttcccccaaaaaaaatgtggtaattttttaaagctgtCTATACAAATGTCATCAGGCCATAAACTTAGGTGGgaaaatactttcattttcttcacttttatcTGTCAACTTATTTTATGCAGGAAACACAATCTTGCAATTTCTTAGTAACATTTGTGATTTTTCTCAGTAAACTCATAGTTTGAGCTCTGTCAGTACAGAGTTCTTTTCTTGTCCTTTTTCTCTTAGGATGGCATCTAAGGTGGCAAGGATGGATGATGTACAGGGCACTCAGACATAGGTAAGGGAGAGGTATCTGGGTCAAAGCCATCTCCTGGAACCCGTGACAATGTTCCTGGCACCTCTTTGGCCACCTGTTCTCTACGGCTGCACGTTCTGAGATGTTTGTGGAACTGCCATGGCCCCTTGCCCTTTATCCCAACCTTCCATCTCCACTGGGGATGATGAGTTTCTCCGTCACTTCTGCTCCCTTCTCTGGGAATCTCAGAATACTCTCTTGGGTCTCTTGGGTTAGTATAATTCCAGGTTATAAATTGAGGTGCTATCTCAGGTCCATTTTGCTAACATTTCTACATGAAGACTATGGCACCAAAGTGGCATACAGGGATTCTATACAAGCCCTTTTGCATTGCTTCAGAAGGCTGAGCATTCATGGCTCCGGCAATTTTTATCATTAGGTCCTCCCAAACACATCTGAAGTTCCCACTGACCCCTTAACCTCCTCAGCTCCCATCCCCTAGGACTcacctgggggaagggagtgCAGCGGGCTCAGTAGTAGGAAAGCTGAATCCAATCTTTCCCTcccatttttaaagcttttctgTCCTTAGCATGAGGAAACTTGACGTTATTCGTGGGGTAGGttcattgtttctccttttctctttcctttttgctGTTTACAGCATAAACTTTATGCTCGGCTATATGAGACACATGACAACTAGAATTGCAAAATGTCAGTCTATTGCAAATGAGAAGTCTTATAAGTTTCAGAAGCTCATTTTGGAACTCTAAGCTAAAAAGAGTTTTGGTACTATCTGTAGTGGTCTCCAGCTAACAAAGGACCCTGAAGCAAGGGCATTTATTGATTCACTGTGAAGGAAAGTTGTAGGAAACTTATttgtaaactagtggcccggtgcacaaaattcatgcatgggggggggggttccctcagcccagctttcaccctctccaatctgggacccctcagacatccccctctcaatccgggaccactggctcctaactgctcatctgcctgcctgcctgatcgctcctaaccactctgcctggcagcctgatggccccctactaaccccccctgccagcctgatcacccccaactgaccccctaccaacctgatctcccccaactgcccccctctgccaacctgctcgcccccaactcccctctctaccagcctgctcgcccccactgccccccctgctggcctgatcatacccaactgccccccctgactgacctgctcgcccccaactgccccccctgccagcctgctcacccctaaccgcctctgcctcggccctgccaccatggctttgttcggaaggaTATCCgaaaggtctcccggtctaatttgcatattacccttttattagtatagataatgtgAAAAATTCTTAATATCTTCAAAGATTTTACTACCCCcaaaatttccccccaaaacgTATTGTATCAGTAATTGTCCTTAAATCCATAAAATTTTCAGGTCAGGGGAAACTGGCAATTAATGTGTCACCAAAAGAGCAGAGGTAGCAGGAGCAGGACCTAAACTGGACCATCAGTTTTTAATCAGATTTAATACTTTATTCTGGAACAATCACTTGGCAATAATTCTGAAGTTCAATATTAAATGTACATCTAGAAATTtagtaaacaattttttaaataataagaattcACTTAGGGTCAAATAGTAtagcaccaaaaagaaaaataagagtgaAAAAGGGAGGTGGTGGTGAGGGATTAGCCCACATAGTCTATATGTGTGTTAGAAGTATAGGAGATCAGGGACATCATGCAAAATGCTCATGGAGCTAAACAAAGCATTGCTATTTGATAATTATTTACAGTATCAATGTATACAACTGAAAATCTGatcagttttaaaatgttatatatttcatGAGTGGTGACTGGATGAAGACTAAACAGTAACCTCTTAACACCTCTAAACTTCCTCATGTTCCCTGGAGGCACAGGGATATGCTAAATGTGAAGTTAGATATGTGTTCATTTACTTATGTGAAGGATATTCCTTCTTGTTCCCTCGGtagg
This Eptesicus fuscus isolate TK198812 chromosome 11, DD_ASM_mEF_20220401, whole genome shotgun sequence DNA region includes the following protein-coding sequences:
- the LOC129150713 gene encoding E3 ubiquitin-protein ligase makorin-1-like, producing the protein MHGVCKEGDNCRYSHDLSDSPYGVLCKYFQRGYCIYGDRCRYEHSKPLKQEEATAIDLTAKPSLAASSSLSPVVGPIVEMNTGEAESRNSNFATVGAGSEDWVNAIEFVPGQPYCGRTAPSCTEAPLQGSVTKEEPEKEPTAVDTKKQLCPYAAVGECRYGENCVYLHGDSCDMCGLQVLHPVDAAQRSQHIHSCIEAHEKDMELSFAVQRSKDKVCGICMEVVYEKANPSERRFGILSNCNHTYCLKCIRKWRSAKQFESKIIKSCPECRITSNFVIPSEYWVEEKEEKQKLIQKYKEAMSNKACRYFDEGRGSCNCFYKHAYPDGRREEPQRQKVGTSSRYRAQRRNHFWELIEERENSNPFDDEEEVVTFELGEMLLMLLAAGGDDELTDSEDEWDLFHDELEDFYDLDL